The following DNA comes from Apus apus isolate bApuApu2 unplaced genomic scaffold, bApuApu2.pri.cur manual_scaffold_52_ctg1, whole genome shotgun sequence.
AGCCGTTCGGCCAGCTCAGCCTTGAGGCCGCGGGTGTCCAGGCCGCGGcgccccagctcctccttcagCTCGTTCACCCGCAGCCGCCGCACGTCCATGGCCCCAGCGCTCACCGCCGCCCGCCCATCAAGGCGCCACCGATGGGCCCGGCTCAAAATGGCCGCCATcgccctcctcccctccccggGCCGCGCCGCTCTGTAAGGCGCGCTGCCATTGGCCTGCCGCCGCTCCGCGCCCTGTAACGCGCCTCCCCATTGCACCACGCCCTGGCCCCGCCCCTCTCCCGCGGTCCCGCCTCTCCCGCCCTGCTCCCGCTCAGTCCCGCTTTGCAAGGCGGGGGTGCATTGGGCGAGAGTGAGAGCGACGTTGTAACGCAGTCTGTTATTGGCTGGAAGGACGATTGTCTCCTCCCCCGGCGCCGGTAGGACCCGCCCCCAGGAGTCGAATTAATGGCCGGAGCcgcgggcgggcccggcgccATTGGCGGAAACCCGGAGGCGTCTGCGCGTGTTACCGCCCCGCGCTGCCTAGCAACGAGAGCCGGCTCCCTATTGGCTGACGGGCCAGCAGCGCCGCCCACCCACTGGCCGAACCCCGAGTTCCAGACCCCGCCCCCCGGCTCCCCCGTGTCCCCCCACGACCCCCCGTGTCCTCTCATGTCCCCCTGGACTCCCCTCCTGGGCCCCCCCATGTCCCTCTGGGCTCcccaacaacccccccccccctctggCCCCACTCTTTGTCCTCTCATGCACCTCCCCGGCCCCCCAACATCCCCCTGGGTGCCCCCCCAAGCAGCCGAGATGGGTGCAGGACAAGGGGCTTTATGGGTGTGTGTTGGGGGGACTGGCATTGGGAGGGGGATGTTCATGGGGTCCCCCCGGGTGACAACCActgggcccccccccccccccccctccccgcaggGGGTCCCAAGGTCACATAAAGTGCaaggggggggaggagggcCGTGGTGAGCTGGCAAAGGGGGGTGTCTTGGGGGGCTTCTGGCCTTTGGAGAGGTCCCTGGGGAGGATTTTGTGCTGGGAGGAGGGTGTCCCTGCCTTCTGGGGAGTGGCCCATCCCTGGGTGGGACCCCAGGGTGCCCCAAGAAACGTGAGGGGTCCTTGGGATGCCCTAGTACCTGGCAGGGGCCCTGGGATGCTCTAGTACCTAGGGGGGGGGGGTCACATCCTGCAAGGGGGTCCCCAGGATGCCTTTGTACCTGGGGGGGTCCTGGGGCAGTCCCATCCTTCAGGAGGGTCCCTGGGATGCCCTAGTACCTGGGAGGAGGGTCCTGTCCCTCGGGGGGGGAGCACCCCGAGTCCGTCCAGTGAGCGGAAAGGCACGGGAGGGGCCCTGGCAGTGAggcagctggggaggtggggggggccCACTCAAGCCCCTTCCTCAGAGGCAGCGCAAGGTGCCGGGGGGTCCCCAGGGGGGCGCCCACTCTcgggaggagcagggcagacCACATAGCGCCCAGGGCCCCCCTCAGGCAGCGGGGGTGCTTGGGGGGCTGGGGGATCCTTTTCATTCTTGCTGGGGTCAGGGGGGCCCCCGGTGGCTCCCCCTGCCTCCTCCATGTTGACGTAGAGGGGGtcggggggggtggggggggggtgggggagggcaGCCCCCGCAGGGTGGCCCCGAGGGTCCCCCCCAGTTCCTCGAAGCTTGGCCGCTCCCGGGGGTCCACAGCCCAGCACCGCAGCATCAGCTCGTACCTAATGGGGGACATGGGGGATGTAGGGGGTGGCAGGGGCTTGGGGGGTGGGTGAAAGGGTCCCAGGGGTGGCCTGAGGGGGCGCTCACAGGTGGGGGGGGCACTGCGGGGGGGGGCCGCAGGCGGTGCCCCTGCCGCAGGTAGTCGTAGACCTCGCTGTTCTCCACTCCAGGGTAGGGGGTCTGGCCCCGCGTGGCAATCTCCCACATTGTCACCCCGAAGGACCActgggggggcaggagggagggggggtCAGCTGCACCCCTGGGACTCCCCAACAGCCCCAAGATTCCCCCACAACACCCCAAAACCCTGGGGTACACTCCCAACAGCCTCTCAGGATCTCCCACATTGTCCTTCCAAAGGACCACTGGGGGGTAGGGGATGTCTCCCGTATCCATGGGACCCTCCAGAACTCCCCACCCTCCACCCGGGATCCCCCCaatccacccccccccccgagtGATCTCCCCCCTCACAACCAGGATCCTCCAGCTTCCCCCTCCCATTGGCCAGGGCAGTGGTCCCAGGGAGGTCCCGAGGTGTTTGGGGGTTGTGGGGGTGTCCCAGGGGGTTCCAAGGGGTGCCTTGGGGTCCCGGGGGTCTCACCACGTCACTCTTGGTGGTGTACACACGGTCAGCCAGGCTCTCCAGGGCTACCCACTTGACGGGGACGGGGGCCACCCGGCCCTGCCGGTAGTACTGACCCCCCCCCATCTGCTTGGACAACCCAAAATCCGCCACGATGGCGCGGAGCCCCTCGTCCAGCCTGGGGGGACACAGCGCCTGGCACTTGTCCCCCGGCACCCCCCACCCAGTCCCCATCTCCATCCCAGCCCCATGTCCCCATGCTCCGAAGCCTTGTACCCGGCTCCCCCGTGTCCCCCCTCatcccccctcaccccctggTCCCCCCGTGCCCCCCTGTCCCCTCTTGCCCCCTGGTCTCCTTGTGTCCCCCtgtccctccccctcccccctcaccccctggTCCCCCCGTGCCCCCCTGTTCCTTCTTGCCCCCTGGTCTCCTTGTGTCCCCCTatccccccccatccccccctgccccccagtcCCCCCCATGCCTCCCTCGTCCCTGtaccccctcccctgccccccggGCCCCACATGCAGTTCCTGGCAGCCAGGTCTCGGTGCACGAAGTTCCTGCGGCTCAGGTAGGCCATGCCGGCCGCGATGTCAGCCATGAACCCCACCAGCCTGCGGGGGGGCAGCGCCTGGGGGGGACGCCCCGATCGGTACCGCCTGTGggtcccctcagcctctccccgTGGGACCCCACCCACTTTTCAGTATCCCCCGTGGGGTCCCAACAAccccccagggacccccccaAGGGACCCCCACCCACTGCTCAATATCCCCCCCCCATAGGGCCCCAACCCCATAGGGAccctccccacctcctctgATCCCCATAGTCCCCCAAAACACTCCCTCCCAGacccctccacccccacccaTGATCCCTCCAGATGCCCCTGACCTCCCCCTCCAAACCCGCCTGACCCCTCTGGACCCCACTAAGCCCCCCAGACCCAAGGCCCCTTGAACCCCAAATCCTTCTGATCCCCCCCGATTCCTCCAAGCGCTCCTCAAGCCCACTCCCCCCAAACTCTCCAAGCACCTCTGGTCCCCCCCACCTGGATCCCCACCCTCCCTGAGCCCCCCAAGCCCCCCCCAAGCCCTCTGGTTCCCCGCAaagccccccgccccccccccctgctGACCACTGGGCTGCCCCCCAGGcgggagcagagcaggaagctGTGCAGGTCCCCGTGCTGCATGAAGGGCAGGATGACGACGGGGGCGGGgagcccctcagccccccagcTCTGAAGGCACACCCCTGTCCCCCACCCTGGGGGTCAGTCCCACTGCATGCCTGGGACCCCCTGTGACCACCCCACCCCccagaaaaaccccacagtaGATGCCCCATGTGGGGAGTACACACTCATATGGGGGGCAAATCCCAATCTGGGGGGCAAACCCCTACTGGGGAGGTGTGCAGAGCCCCCACGCTGAAGCCTCCTGGGGTTTGGGGGTCCCAGCATTCCCCGTCCATTGGCAGTCCTGGGATGCCCCCTCCCCATGGGGATCCcagctgccccctgcccccatTGAGGGTCCTAGGAATCCCCCTCCTCATGGGGGTCTCCTCTTCCTTGGGGGATGGTCCCAGGGGTCTCTCACCGATCAGCTTCATGACGTTGGGGTGGTCGAACTCCTTCATGCAAACGGCCTCGCTCAGGAAGTCCTCCAGCTCCCCCCGGGAGCAGATGGCAACTAGAGGGGGAAGCTGGGGGTCAGAGGGGTCCTGGCGTGGGTGGTCCCGGGGGGGAAGGTCTGTACTCACTCTTCATGGTCTTGACAGCCACTTTGAGGATGCCATTGTCCTGGTTGAGCTGCCCCTCCATGACAGAGCCGAACTCCCCTGTGGGACATtgcggggtggggggaggtCTGGGGGTGCCACTCTGGGGGGATCCCCTGCTCAGGGGATGTCCTGGGAGAGGGGGGGACCCCAGCAGCACACACCCTCGCCCAGGGTCTTGCCCAGGGCCACCCGGTGCCGGTCCACCATGACGTCCCgcagcttctccttcagctcctggCTGATGCCTAGGCTGTTCACTGTGGGGACACGGGGACACAGACGTGCCACCACTGCCACCCCAGGGGCCGCCACACCGGGCGGCACCAGTGTGGGGTGGCACTGGGATGcgtgcagggggacaggggttcatgggggagcaggggggcaCGGTGCCACTCACAGGTGGCCTCGGCGCTGCGGCGGCTGTAGGAGCTGCGCACGCGGTACTGCACGGTCGCCCCCCCGAAGGCCTCCCTGGAGGGACACGTGGGGCTGCAGTGGGGGCCGGAGGGGAGGTCCCCACCCCGGGGGGGTCCCGCTCACCCCAACCGTGTCCCCTTCCGCCGGCGCCGCGCTGCCAGGACGGCCAGGGCCAGCGCCAGCCCcgccagcagggacagggacagggccACCACCGCTGGCCACCAGCCCTGGGCCAGCCCTGGCGCCAGGagcactgcagggggaaaaggggaaaaaggggTCAGGAGGGGATGgtgagccctgcctgcccccatccccattcccattcccagccccatccccatTCCTGCAGGCTTCTCACCAGGCTGCGTCTCCAACGGTGCCTCTCCAGCTGTGGGGACATcagggggtgagggggaagATGTTGGGGGGACAGGAACAAAAGCAGATGAGGGGGATGGGAACATGGGGGCACTGGGGACAAGGACATGGGGGCAATAGGGATGCGGGGGTGATAGGGACACGGGGGTGATGGGGATGTGGGGGTAATGGGGGTGAAAATGTTGGGGGTGATGGGGACATGGTGGAGACAGGGGCATGGGTGTGATAGGAATGGGGACGGGGGGGCAGGGAGTTGCCAGGTATGAGGATGTGGGGTGCTGTGGATATAGGGGCGATGGTGATGGGGATGTGGGGGGCAGGCACGGCCAGTGGGGTGCTGGGGCAAGGACACGGGTGACAGGGATGAGGGAATGCTGGGGACATGGGGGTGTCAGGGGAGTGACTCAcgggctggcagcaggatgaGGGGGCTCCAGGGCCCGTCCCCCCCCCCAGTGTAGGGGGCCACCCGCACCGACAGGTTCTGCACCCCCGGGGCCAGATCCAGTGTCACCTCCTGCGTCAGCCCCACATCCAGCACCACCTGGGAGGGAGCACGGAGGGTGTCGGGAATGAGGAGGGGCATGAGGGGCAATGGGGGGGCAAGAGGTGTATGGGGCATGTGTGGGGGCATGGGAGTGAGGGGGGGTGAGAGGGCCAACTGGGGCCACGAGGGGCAATGGGGAGGACGGGGTCAAGGGAGGGCAACGGGTAGTGATGAGAATGATGGGGAGCAATGTGGGGGCAGAAGGGGGTGGATGGGGGGGCAATAGGGGTGCAGTGGGTTCAGTGGGGTTTCATGGGGTCCCATAAGGCACACCTCGGGGGTGGGGGCATTGCGGTAGCCCACCCGGTAGCCCCTCAGTGCCCCATTGAGGGGCCCCCGTGGTGCTGCCCATCGGACCCGTGCGCGCCGCCCCTCGCGCTCCGCTGTCACGTTCTCAGGGGGGGCCCCGGGTGCTGGGGGGGACACAGAGGGGGGGACGTCAGCAGGGAGTGGGCCAGGGATGTCCCCAGGGATTCCCATTTCCAGCCCCATGGGACCCCCAAATCTACTCCACCAGACCCATGGGACCCCTACAACCAGACTCCCACCCTCAGCCCCATGGGGATCCCCACTCCCAGTCCACCTTAAGCACCCCAGCCCCATGGGAACCCCCAGACTCTGGCTCCGCCCCCACCCCCCGGCCCGCATCTGCATGGGGACCCCATGGCCCTTGgtgccctccctcccccagccccacagggacATCCGCTCCCCTCCCTGGACCCCCCCCTCACCGCCCTCCAGCGTGGCCATGGGCACCCAGTGGGTCCAGGGCGAGGGGCGGTGGGCACCACGGCAGCAGACCCGGGTCCGGTACGTGGCGAAGGGCCGGAGTCCCTCGATGCGGTGGGCAAAGGGGGGCACCGGGACCACCCGGTTGTAGAGCCCCCCCGGAGGTACACTGCTCAGGTCCTCATCCTCTGCCACTGCCTGCAGAGATGACATGTCAACAGGGACCTCCCTAACCTGGCCTGGGGACACTGATGAGGACACCTGTGGCCACCTCCAACCTCATGAACACACCCCCAGGCACCTCCCATGGCCCCTGATCCCCCCCATGTATCCACACCCCCTGTGCCCCCTGTACCTGGATGGTGCAGAGCCGCAGGGGGGTCTCCCCGCTGGCCCCTGGCTCCCAGGACACCTCCAGCCACCGCGGCCCCCCCTGGACCAGCCCCAGGTTTCGGGGGCGCTGGGGCACAactgggggaggggggacaaCAAAAGGGTGAGCAGGATCCCCTCTggaccccccacccccccacgCCTTCCCCCCTCACCAGTGACAATGGCCGTGCGGGAGGTGGCCACGCCGCGGCGGTTGTGGGCTTCAcaggagaaggagctgctgtggttCAGGCCTGGGGGGGCACGGGGGGAGAGTCAAGGGAGGGTTGGCGGGGCTCCTTCTCCTGCATGGCCATGGGAGGTACGAGGGGCACGATGGGACCCGCGGAGCAGCCTGTGGCCCCATTGGTGTCCCCGCCCCCATCCCAGTCCTGCCCCCTGCAGTGgaaggggggctggggggctgccagGACTCCTGGTGCCCCCAGTGACTCATGGTCGTGTCATCTCCGGCCACCCGCGGTGCCCCCCTCCTCTAACCACCCCCCCATTCTGAGTCACCTGGGAGAGGACAGGATGGGTCCCCCCATCCTCACCCCAACCCCAGCATGGCAGGAATGGCCCTGACACCCCCAGGCCCCCATTGTCCCcgctgctcccagcccccccaTTGCTCCTCCTCACCGGGGATCAGCAGCGTGGCGGGGgtcccctgggctgggggttCTTGCAGAGGGGTGAGGGGGGCCCCatcctgcagccagagcagttGAACGGGCTCTGGGGGGCCTCGGGCACCACAGCTGAGGTTGAAGGGGGTGTCGACCCCCACCTCCAGGTCCTGTGGCTCCTCCCAGAAGAACGGCAGCCCTGGGAATAGGGGGGTCAGGGTGTGCCAGGGGGTGCCCCCCACCCATGAGGAGTGGTCAGGGGGCCCCAGGGGTGCTGCCACCCACGGGTGCTGCCTTAcctgccagctgcaggtggGCCTCGGGAGACAGGAGCTGCTCCCCCCCAGATCGCGCCCAGCACCGGTATCGCCCCACGTCAGAGGGCTGCACAGCCGGGATGCTGTGGGACACGGCTCGGTGACATGGGGCACACCGCTTGGTGACACCACACAGAGACACGGGTGACAAGGCACAG
Coding sequences within:
- the AXL gene encoding tyrosine-protein kinase receptor UFO, with protein sequence AAGGSSPLRRVPVPVPGGGRWGGLSPALLTLLAAAAAALDSGPAPPALWFLEPPSNLTVSPGRVVRLRCRVGGSGDPPELGWQRDGAPLDGDSDQAQVPLGDDLWVATSQLSIPAVQPSDVGRYRCWARSGGEQLLSPEAHLQLAGLPFFWEEPQDLEVGVDTPFNLSCGARGPPEPVQLLWLQDGAPLTPLQEPPAQGTPATLLIPGLNHSSSFSCEAHNRRGVATSRTAIVTVVPQRPRNLGLVQGGPRWLEVSWEPGASGETPLRLCTIQAVAEDEDLSSVPPGGLYNRVVPVPPFAHRIEGLRPFATYRTRVCCRGAHRPSPWTHWVPMATLEGAPGAPPENVTAEREGRRARVRWAAPRGPLNGALRGYRVGYRNAPTPEVVLDVGLTQEVTLDLAPGVQNLSVRVAPYTGGGDGPWSPLILLPAPGEAPLETQPVLLAPGLAQGWWPAVVALSLSLLAGLALALAVLAARRRRKGTRLGEAFGGATVQYRVRSSYSRRSAEATLNSLGISQELKEKLRDVMVDRHRVALGKTLGEGEFGSVMEGQLNQDNGILKVAVKTMKIAICSRGELEDFLSEAVCMKEFDHPNVMKLIGVCLQSWGAEGLPAPVVILPFMQHGDLHSFLLCSRLGGSPVALPPRRLVGFMADIAAGMAYLSRRNFVHRDLAARNCMLDEGLRAIVADFGLSKQMGGGQYYRQGRVAPVPVKWVALESLADRVYTTKSDVWSFGVTMWEIATRGQTPYPGVENSEVYDYLRQGHRLRPPPAVPPPPVRADAAVLGCGPPGAAKLRGTGGDPRGHPAGAALPHPPPTPPDPLYVNMEEAGGATGGPPDPSKNEKDPPAPQAPPLPEGGPGRYVVCPAPPESGRPPGDPPAPCAASEEGA